The Lycium barbarum isolate Lr01 chromosome 12, ASM1917538v2, whole genome shotgun sequence genome includes a region encoding these proteins:
- the LOC132624242 gene encoding uncharacterized protein LOC132624242, whose amino-acid sequence MPYANFNCNGKIWFFVQHNVDVEVLLDTEQSITVKLKFQDLNRDMVVTRVYAKYSEAERLQLWDSLYFLASNMTSPWLIGGDFNLHEMPFKGSPFTWWNGREANDCIFKRLDRIEHNDSLQNWFGQLEVEHLSRTGYDHAPLLVSCGNQVENFIKPFRFLKFWVEHDTFLDFVRQQWEADLSDDVFLSFKLNMKKLKVALSTWSKATFGDIFKQLVVREDIVKIKDHLFEENPSEENRMVMQRAQAELKLYLHYEENFWRQKAGMDYFSEGDKNTRFFHSLLKGRRKRIQIKRIQAAAGNWLEDADRVVGEAVNFFHKQFTHEKVSEDSPILNHILELIREEDNLLLAEQPTMGEVQKAVFELNGDSTCGPDGFSGICYQKCWEVIKADVFSVVKTFFDGQTLPKSITHTNLVLLPKKNVVESFSYMRPISLSNFVNKVISRVVHDRLDNLLTRVISPNQ is encoded by the exons ATGCCTTATGCTAATTTTAACTGTAATGGTAAAATTTGGTTTTTTGTTCAACATAATGTAGATGTTGAGGTTCTTTTGGATACTGAACAATCCATTACTGTAAAGCTGAAATTTCAAGATTTGAATAGAGATATGGTGGTTACAAGGGTCTATGCTAAATATTCAGAAGCGGAGAGATTACAGTTATGGGATAGTTTATACTTCTTGGCTAGTAACATGACATCTCCTTGGCTGATTGGTGGAGATTTCAAT TTGCATGAGATGCCTTTCAAAGGGAGTcctttcacttggtggaatggtagggaAGCCAATGACTGCATTTTCAAGAGATTGGATAGGATTGAGCATAATGATTCATTGCAGAATTGGTTTGGACAGCTTGAAGTGGAACACTTGTCAAGGACTGGTTATGATCATGCACCATTACTTGTATCTTGTGGAAATCAAGTGGAGAATTTTATCAAACCAttcagatttctcaaattctGGGTGGAGCATGATACTTTTCTTGACTTTGTTAGGCAGCAATGGGAAGCAGACTTATCTGATGAtgtttttctttcctttaaaCTCAACATGAAGAAACTGAAAGTTGCTTTAAGTACTTGGAGTAAGGCTACTTTTGGGGATATTTTTAAACAACTAGTGGTTAGAGAGGATATAGTTAAGATTAAAGACCATTTGTTTGAGGAGAACCCCTCTGAGGAAAATAGAATGGTCATGCAAAGGGCTCAAGCTGAGCTTAAACTGTATCTTCACTATGAGGAAAATTTCTGGAGGCAAAAAGCTGGGATGGACTATTTCTCAGAAGGTGATAAAAATACAAGATTCTTCCATAGTCTGttaaaaggaagaaggaaaagaaTCCAGATCAAGAGGATTCAAGCTGCTGCTGGAAATTGGCTAGAGGATGCTGATAGAGTTGTTGGTGAAGCTGTTAACTTTTTTCATAAGCAATTTACTCATGAGAAGGTTAGTGAAGATTCTCCAATTCTCAATCATATTCTTGAACTAATAAGAGAGGAGGATAATTTGCTACTTGCTGAACAACCTACTATGGGGGAAGTACAGAAGGCAGTGTTTGAATTAAATGGGGATAGTACTTGTGGCCCTGATGGCTTTTCTGGGATTTgttatcagaagtgttgggaggtgatCAAGGCTGATGTTTTTAGTGTTGTTAAAACTTTCTTTGATGGTCAGACTCTTCCTAAGTCCATCACTCACACTAATCTagttttgttgccaaagaagaaTGTTGTTGAGTCTTTCTCTTATATGAGACCTATAAGTCTTAGCAACTTTGTCAATAAGGTCATATCTAGAGTAGTTCATGATAGATTGGACAATTTACTTACAAGGGTGATATCTCCAAATCAATAA